A segment of the Nitrospina gracilis 3/211 genome:
TTCCGTACCGCATCGCGCTGGTGGAAACCAAACGACCGGAGCCTGCCTGAATGACAGAGGAAAGTGTGATGTCGAAAACGTATGATGCGATCGTGATCGGAGCGGGACCCGCCGGCGCCGCCACGGCCCTGCTGTTGCAGGCCAAAGGGTATGAAGTGTGCGTGGTCGAGCGGGCGCGTTTTCCCCGCGATAAGGTGTGCGGCGAGTTCATCAGCCCCGCCGCCGACCCCATCCTAGAAAAATTGGGAGTGCTGTCGGCGATCGAGGCAGCCCACCCTATCCGGTTGCGCGGCGTCGCCATCTCTGCCTACGAAGGCGAGGAGCTTGCCATCGACTATCCGCCGCATGAAGGGCGTGCGATGACGAGCCTGTCGCTGTCGCGTCTGTCGTTCGACCACATCTTGTTTTCGAAAATGCAGGAGCGCGGCATCATGATTTTGCAGGAGCACCAGGTGGACGACCTGGTGTTCGACGCGGGGGTGGTCACCGGCATCACCGGGCGCGATGCGGAGAACAAGCCGTTCACGTTGCATGCGCGGGTGGTGGTCGATGCGGGCGGCAGGAACGCGGTGTCGATCCGCAGGATGGGATTGAAGCGCGGACCCCGACTGCGCCGCGGCAAGGTGGCCCTGGCGGCGCACTGGAAAAACGCGAAGCTTCCCGCCGACTACTGCTACATGCACGTCAGCCGTCCGGGTTACACCGGCATGGCTCCCGTAAGTGACGACACGGTCAACGTGGTGCTGGTGGTCGATGCCGACCGCGTGAAAGGAGAGGACATCAATGCCCTATACCGCAAAGTGGTTTTGGGCAACGCCCGGCGTCGTGAGATGTTGATGGATGCGGAACCGGCCGAAGGCGTGCGCACGGTGGATTCGCTGGCGTTCGACGTCGCACCGCTGCCCTGCGGCGGGTTGGTGCTGGTGGGCGATGCGATGGGTTTCATCGATCCGTTCACCGGCGAGGGCATTTACCTGGGATTGCGCAGCGCGGAACTGGCGGCGGCGACACTGGATGTCGCATTGCAGAGAGGGGATGTGTCCCGCTGGATGCTGGAACGGTATGCCATTCGAAGGAAGCAGGAGTTCCACAAGAAGTTTGTGTTAAGCCGGATTTTACAGAAGTTGATTTACCGCCGCGGACCCTGCCGCAGCGTGGTGGGCCTGCTCGCCGAGAACCCGACTTTGGCGGCGACGCTGGTGGGGGTGATCGGCGATTACATTCCCGCCGGGCGCGTGGTGTCTGTCCCCTTTTTGTTGAGATTGGTCTCAGCATGGGTGCGGTCGCCTGCCGGCGCGCGGTCCATCAAACTCTCACGCCACTCCACGCTCGACAAGCGTCCCCTCCCGGAGGAGGGGTGACGGTCGCTGTTCTTCAACTGGCTTCCGGTTCCAGTGTCTCCAGCATGCTTTCCAACTTGTCCTTGCAGATCAGTTTCTGTTTCTGAAATTTTTTCTTTTCCAGTTCTTCTTCCGGCGTCAGGTAAGGACGTTTGTTGAGTTCCTCGACCTGGTGTTTCAGACGGGTGTGTTCATCAAACAGGGGTTTGAATTCAGGGATTTCACTTTTGGCTTTTTCAAGGACTTCCGGATCGATGTCCATGGGTGGGTCTCCTTCCTCTAAATTATATGTGGGTCAACCTTTGTAATTGAGTTCGGCCTCGGATTTGCGGATGTATTGAATCTTTAACGTGTTGAGATCGTAAGAGCGCTCGCGTTCAAATCGCGTTGCCGCCCACAGGGCCGCACCGGCGGCGACGCTCCGGACCTGTGCCGTTTCTTCCGTAAGAAAACAGTCGCCCAGTTTTTCGCGGAATACATTCTGATAGACAGTCGCACCGGGGCCGACGAACAGGGTGGGTTGCTCGATACAACCGCACAGTGCTTCCGGGGCCAGAACCCGGTCCTCCATGTCACGTGTCCACTGGTTTCGCCCGCGGGAAAAACGGGCGGCGTACACTTCCTTTTTACGGGCGTCGAGCACGGCACAAAGGGCCACCTTTTCCGTTTCTACGGTGGCGGCCAGGGCATCGAAGGTGCCGACACCCAGAAACGGTTTTTCCGTCGCCAGCACAAACCCTTTCAACAGGCTGATACCGACCCGCAGTCCGGTGAACGATCCTGGTCCGGTGGTCACGGCAAAACCGTCCACCTCCTCAAGACGAACTTTGTTGTCGGTCAACACGCGGTTCACCAGCTCCAGAAGCCGGTTGGAAAACGCGGGTTTCCCCTGTGAGGTCAATTCCTGAAGGATGTTTTGGTCTTGAAGGAGGGCAACGCTGCATTGCGGGGTCGATGAGTCGATTGCCAGAATTCTCATCGTACTCCCTCTTCAATGTAATTTTGGTGAATCCTTTTCATGGTTCTGTCCGCCCATAAAAGGCATTCCATATCACCATCAACTTAGGCCATTCTCGGACAAAAGTCAACGCCACCCCAAAATGGCTTAATCAGCATAAATCAGGGGGTTTACGAGGAAGGTCCGGGCCAAATGGTTGATTCCAAAACGGAAAATATATCGGCTCTCACGTTGCCGGAAAAAATGAAGACGCGGCGTCCAAACCGTTTCCACAGGGGGCCCAGAACCGGATCGACAAAAGGTTCCGGGTCAGGTTTTACATCCTTAATTATTGATTTTATTGGGTTTATTTTCTTGACAATAATCCGGCTTACGGTTAATTTACAAGGCAGACTGCAGAATTAGTTATAACTAACTGAATTTATTATTTTTACATGATTAGTTTTGAATGTCGTGAGGGGATGGGGAACCAACATTTCATTCAAAGGGGAGGACGATCATGTTCTACCAAGTCAAGATTCTGGATGCCCAGGGCAATGTCAAGAAGGTGATTTCTTCCAACAAACTCAGCCGCAACCACTGGAAACAGAACGACCAGGCGCAAGATCACAAACTGACGGTGGAGTTTGAGGAACTGGAGGAGGAATCCCTCAATACGCAGACTGTAGGAAGCAGGGTCTCGGTGTTCAAGCTGGACGATTCGGTGGATTGAGAAGCAAGAGCTGAATGGCACTCTACGTTCGCTGCCGTTATAATACCCTCATTCAGTTGGAAACAATGCTTCGATGAAAATGGAACCGGACTTTACGAAGCCGGGTTTTCCGAGGCTGCCGGGGCCAGAGGGCCCCGGATAGAAATTCGAGATGCCATGTATGTGACCACCGAAAGCGGGTTGGCCGACCTGATCGCTCAACTTCAGGATTGCGACCAACTCGCCATCGATACGGAGTTTGTCCGGGAAAAAACCTATTTCCACCGCCTTGGGCTGGTGCAATTGGCATGCGATGGCATATGCGCCGCCATCGATCCGATTGCCATTCCCAACCTCGATCCGCTCATCGACCTGCTCAAGCGGCGTGATATTTTAAAAGTGTTTCATGCGGGCAAGCAGGATCTGGAGATCCTTTACCGGCTGGCGGGGGAAGTCATCGAACCCGTGTTCGACACGCAGGTCGCGGCGGCCATGATTGGCTGGGGCGCCCAGATTTCATTCGCCAAGCTGGTCAAACGTGCTACCGGCAAACGTCTCCATAAAAATGAAACTTACAGCGACTGGTGCCGGCGTCCCCTGAGCCCCAACCAGATCGAGTACGCCCTGGACGACGTGCGTTTCCTGGTCCCGGTGTACGAGAAGATCGTCGCCCAGCTCAAAAAGCTCAACCGGCTCGACTGGGTGCAGGAAGAGTTGAAATCCCTCACCGACCCAGAGCAGTTCGAACTTCCCGATCCCCAGACCCAGTTCATGCGCGTCAAAAACGTGCGTACCCTCAAGCCGAAACAGATGGCGGTTCTGCGAGAGGTCGCGGCCTGGCGGGAAAAGGAAGCGCGGCGCCGTGATTGCCTCGCCAAGTTCATTATACGGGACGAGACGCTGTTGCAGATGGCCCGGCAGTGCCCGGAAACCCCCCGGCAACTGCAGGACCTGCGTGGCATGAACGGCAAGGAAATCCAGAACCACGGCGACACTCTGGTCAAACTGATCCAGAAGGGGCGCTCCATTCCTGAAGACCAGTATCCCGAATTGCCGGAAGGCACCAGCTACGCCACCACCCGCGGCGTTGAGGAATTACTCGCAGCCTACGTGCAGATCCGTTCCGAGGAGTTGCGCATCGAACCCCATATCCTGGCCGACCGTAAACTGATTCATTCCTTCGTGCGCTTTCATGAACAGGAGGAAAACCTGGACGAGCATCCCCTGTTTCATGGCTGGCGCAAGCACCTCATCGGCCGCGATCTGCATATGATTCTGGAAGGGGAACAGGGGCTCATCATCAACAAGAAGGGCCGCGTGAGCCTCATCAACCCCCAACCCAACCCCAATCCTTCCTGACCGCTTCAAACCTTCACGTTTAACAACGGAAATTCACCCCAACGTGTTCATCCACATCTTGAACGCATCGGTCTGGCGCAGGGACGCGAGGTCGGGATCTGTCCGTATGGCGTCGAA
Coding sequences within it:
- a CDS encoding NAD(P)/FAD-dependent oxidoreductase, producing MTEESVMSKTYDAIVIGAGPAGAATALLLQAKGYEVCVVERARFPRDKVCGEFISPAADPILEKLGVLSAIEAAHPIRLRGVAISAYEGEELAIDYPPHEGRAMTSLSLSRLSFDHILFSKMQERGIMILQEHQVDDLVFDAGVVTGITGRDAENKPFTLHARVVVDAGGRNAVSIRRMGLKRGPRLRRGKVALAAHWKNAKLPADYCYMHVSRPGYTGMAPVSDDTVNVVLVVDADRVKGEDINALYRKVVLGNARRREMLMDAEPAEGVRTVDSLAFDVAPLPCGGLVLVGDAMGFIDPFTGEGIYLGLRSAELAAATLDVALQRGDVSRWMLERYAIRRKQEFHKKFVLSRILQKLIYRRGPCRSVVGLLAENPTLAATLVGVIGDYIPAGRVVSVPFLLRLVSAWVRSPAGARSIKLSRHSTLDKRPLPEEG
- a CDS encoding YdcH family protein, with protein sequence MDIDPEVLEKAKSEIPEFKPLFDEHTRLKHQVEELNKRPYLTPEEELEKKKFQKQKLICKDKLESMLETLEPEAS
- the tsaB gene encoding tRNA (adenosine(37)-N6)-threonylcarbamoyltransferase complex dimerization subunit type 1 TsaB; its protein translation is MRILAIDSSTPQCSVALLQDQNILQELTSQGKPAFSNRLLELVNRVLTDNKVRLEEVDGFAVTTGPGSFTGLRVGISLLKGFVLATEKPFLGVGTFDALAATVETEKVALCAVLDARKKEVYAARFSRGRNQWTRDMEDRVLAPEALCGCIEQPTLFVGPGATVYQNVFREKLGDCFLTEETAQVRSVAAGAALWAATRFERERSYDLNTLKIQYIRKSEAELNYKG
- the rnd gene encoding ribonuclease D, encoding MYVTTESGLADLIAQLQDCDQLAIDTEFVREKTYFHRLGLVQLACDGICAAIDPIAIPNLDPLIDLLKRRDILKVFHAGKQDLEILYRLAGEVIEPVFDTQVAAAMIGWGAQISFAKLVKRATGKRLHKNETYSDWCRRPLSPNQIEYALDDVRFLVPVYEKIVAQLKKLNRLDWVQEELKSLTDPEQFELPDPQTQFMRVKNVRTLKPKQMAVLREVAAWREKEARRRDCLAKFIIRDETLLQMARQCPETPRQLQDLRGMNGKEIQNHGDTLVKLIQKGRSIPEDQYPELPEGTSYATTRGVEELLAAYVQIRSEELRIEPHILADRKLIHSFVRFHEQEENLDEHPLFHGWRKHLIGRDLHMILEGEQGLIINKKGRVSLINPQPNPNPS